One Streptomyces sp. B21-105 genomic region harbors:
- a CDS encoding gas vesicle protein, translating into MTVVERREVALVDLLDRLLAGGVVITGDITLRIADVDLVRIDLNALISSVNEQVPSPWGDLL; encoded by the coding sequence ATGACCGTAGTGGAGCGCCGCGAGGTCGCCCTCGTCGACCTGCTCGACCGGCTGCTGGCCGGCGGCGTCGTCATCACGGGGGACATCACCCTGCGCATCGCGGACGTCGATCTCGTCCGCATCGACCTCAACGCGCTGATCAGCTCCGTGAACGAGCAAGTGCCGTCACCGTGGGGGGATCTGCTGTGA
- a CDS encoding NAD(P)-dependent oxidoreductase produces the protein MDDIGSAGLTGFIGLGVMGQPMALNLARAGTPLVVWNRTAGRCDPLRAVGAEVAAGPPEIFARARTVILMLADEAAVDAVLARGTADFAARVTGRTVVHMGTTSAEYSQGLEDDVRAAGGRYVEAPVSGSRVPAERGELVGMLAGDAEAVAGVRALLGPLCRETFACGAVPEALLLKFSVNLFLITLVTGLTEAFHFADRHGLDGALLRDVLDAGPMASAVSRTKAAKLLTRDFSVQAAAADVLKNNRLIAEAARRTRLASPLLDVCHALYGEAVEQGHGGEDMAAVLHALEARTETGVEAVHGT, from the coding sequence GTGGACGACATCGGATCCGCCGGTCTCACCGGCTTCATCGGCCTCGGCGTCATGGGGCAGCCCATGGCGCTCAACCTCGCCCGCGCCGGCACCCCGCTCGTGGTGTGGAACCGCACGGCGGGCCGGTGCGACCCCTTGCGCGCCGTCGGCGCCGAGGTCGCGGCGGGCCCCCCCGAGATCTTCGCCCGGGCCCGGACCGTGATCCTCATGCTGGCCGACGAGGCCGCGGTCGACGCGGTGCTCGCACGCGGGACGGCGGACTTCGCCGCGCGTGTCACCGGGCGCACCGTCGTGCACATGGGCACGACCTCGGCCGAGTACTCGCAGGGCTTGGAGGACGATGTCCGGGCCGCGGGGGGCCGCTACGTCGAGGCCCCGGTCTCCGGCTCCCGGGTGCCCGCCGAGCGGGGGGAACTGGTGGGGATGCTGGCGGGCGACGCGGAAGCCGTGGCGGGCGTACGCGCACTGCTCGGCCCGCTGTGCCGGGAGACCTTCGCCTGCGGAGCGGTTCCGGAGGCCCTGTTGCTGAAATTTTCGGTGAACCTGTTCCTGATCACGCTGGTCACCGGTCTCACGGAGGCGTTCCACTTCGCCGACCGGCACGGGCTCGACGGGGCCCTGCTCCGGGACGTCCTGGACGCGGGTCCGATGGCCAGCGCCGTCTCCCGGACGAAGGCGGCCAAGCTGCTCACCCGCGACTTCAGCGTCCAGGCGGCCGCGGCCGACGTCCTGAAGAACAACCGGCTGATCGCCGAGGCCGCCCGCAGGACCCGGCTGGCCTCACCACTCCTCGACGTCTGCCACGCCCTGTACGGCGAGGCCGTCGAGCAGGGACACGGCGGAGAGGACATGGCTGCCGTGCTGCACGCCCTCGAGGCCCGGACCGAAACCGGTGTCGAAGCCGTTCACGGGACTTGA
- a CDS encoding SRPBCC family protein codes for MTETLGSAKSATSAASDTAGKTAGSNGNPLSGLAHSEAADRLKEEVQEYLAAQATRLLTGVGHKLGDTTSKLNDIAEGNSPGFAKLALDGGKKLAEGKGPLRSALELGASRAKDKVTGAFKSLGGGKGKKSAGKKPTVIMEAIDVGVPLRTAYDQWTQYKDFSTFAKGVKSANRADDTTSDWQAKIFWSSRSWKGKTTEQVPDDRIAWTSEGAKGTTKGVVSFHELAENLTRVVLVIEYYPSGLFEKTGNIWRAQGRRARLDLKNFARFITIKGEAEDSWRGEIRDGEVVTSHEDAVAEEEEQENRGDDENEEAEARADDGDAEDGDEPRDAEDVRREDDEEDDEDAPYAEDEYEDADEAEDEAYDDEEQPEAEEGGEPADAEAEAEYEEYDEEEPEDEDVADERRSRR; via the coding sequence ATGACCGAGACTCTCGGATCCGCCAAGTCCGCGACGTCCGCGGCTTCCGACACCGCGGGCAAGACAGCCGGCAGCAACGGCAACCCGCTCTCGGGACTGGCTCACAGCGAGGCCGCCGACCGGCTCAAGGAGGAGGTACAGGAATACCTCGCCGCCCAGGCCACGCGCCTGCTGACCGGCGTCGGCCACAAGCTCGGCGACACCACGTCCAAGCTCAACGACATCGCCGAGGGCAACAGCCCCGGTTTCGCCAAACTCGCCCTCGACGGCGGTAAGAAGCTCGCCGAGGGCAAGGGGCCGCTGCGCTCCGCGCTGGAACTCGGCGCCTCACGGGCCAAGGACAAGGTGACCGGCGCCTTCAAGAGCCTCGGTGGCGGCAAGGGCAAGAAGAGCGCGGGCAAGAAGCCGACCGTGATCATGGAGGCGATCGATGTCGGCGTACCGCTGCGCACCGCCTACGACCAGTGGACCCAGTACAAGGACTTCAGCACCTTCGCCAAGGGCGTCAAGAGCGCGAACCGCGCCGACGACACCACCAGCGACTGGCAGGCGAAGATCTTCTGGTCCAGCCGTAGCTGGAAGGGCAAGACCACCGAACAGGTGCCGGACGACCGGATCGCCTGGACGTCGGAGGGCGCCAAGGGCACCACGAAGGGCGTCGTCTCCTTCCACGAACTCGCCGAGAACCTCACCCGCGTCGTGCTCGTCATCGAGTACTACCCCTCGGGCCTGTTCGAGAAGACCGGCAACATCTGGCGTGCCCAGGGCCGCCGTGCCCGTCTCGACCTGAAGAACTTCGCCCGCTTCATCACCATCAAGGGGGAGGCCGAGGACAGCTGGCGCGGCGAGATCCGCGACGGCGAGGTCGTCACCTCCCACGAGGACGCGGTGGCCGAGGAGGAGGAGCAGGAGAACCGGGGCGACGACGAGAACGAGGAAGCCGAGGCCCGCGCGGACGACGGCGACGCCGAGGACGGCGACGAGCCGCGGGATGCCGAGGACGTCCGCCGGGAGGACGATGAGGAGGACGACGAGGACGCCCCGTACGCCGAGGACGAGTACGAGGACGCCGACGAGGCCGAGGACGAGGCGTACGACGACGAGGAGCAGCCCGAAGCGGAAGAGGGCGGCGAGCCGGCGGACGCCGAGGCCGAGGCCGAGTACGAGGAGTACGACGAGGAGGAGCCCGAGGACGAGGACGTGGCGGACGAGCGCAGGAGCCGTCGATGA
- a CDS encoding gas vesicle protein GvpG, protein MGLISEVLLLPFAPVRGSGWVIGQVLKEAERIYYDPSTVRAELARLEEQLDAGEITEEEFDRQEDELLDRMEIATRRSAGTDDGWAG, encoded by the coding sequence ATGGGACTCATCTCAGAGGTGCTCCTGCTGCCGTTCGCCCCGGTCCGCGGCAGCGGCTGGGTGATCGGCCAGGTACTGAAGGAGGCCGAGCGGATCTACTACGACCCGAGCACTGTTCGGGCTGAACTCGCCCGTCTGGAGGAGCAGTTGGACGCCGGTGAGATCACGGAGGAGGAGTTCGACCGGCAGGAGGACGAACTTCTCGACCGGATGGAGATCGCGACGCGCAGAAGCGCGGGAACGGACGACGGGTGGGCAGGATGA
- a CDS encoding class I SAM-dependent methyltransferase — protein sequence MPEAARETAVYTHGHHESVLRSHTWRTAANSAAYLLGSLRPHMKILDIGCGPGTITADLAALVPDGHVTGVDHAPGILEQARAAAAERGLANVDFAVADVHALAYPDDTFCVVHAHQVLQHVGDPVQALREMLRVTRPGGYVAVRDSDYAAMTWYPASSGMDDWLDLYHRVARAGGGEPDAGRRLKSWALAAGFTDVTATSATWTFSTPEERAWWSGLWADRTVASAFAERATGGGHATAEQLRAVSHAWREWGQRDDGWFSVLHGEILCRKAA from the coding sequence ATGCCGGAAGCAGCGCGGGAGACCGCCGTCTACACGCACGGACACCACGAGTCGGTACTGCGGTCGCACACCTGGCGGACCGCCGCCAACTCCGCGGCCTACCTGCTCGGCTCGCTGCGGCCGCACATGAAGATCCTCGACATCGGCTGCGGCCCGGGCACCATCACCGCCGACCTGGCCGCCCTGGTTCCGGACGGGCACGTCACCGGCGTCGACCACGCGCCCGGGATCCTGGAGCAGGCCCGCGCCGCGGCGGCCGAGCGGGGGCTCGCCAATGTGGACTTCGCGGTCGCCGACGTGCACGCGCTGGCCTACCCCGACGACACGTTCTGCGTCGTCCACGCCCACCAGGTGCTCCAGCACGTCGGGGACCCCGTGCAGGCGCTGCGCGAGATGCTGCGGGTGACCAGGCCGGGCGGGTACGTCGCGGTCCGCGACTCGGACTACGCGGCGATGACCTGGTACCCGGCGTCGTCCGGCATGGACGACTGGCTGGACCTGTACCACCGGGTGGCCCGGGCAGGCGGCGGCGAACCGGACGCCGGACGCCGGTTGAAGTCCTGGGCGCTGGCGGCCGGGTTCACCGACGTCACGGCCACCTCGGCCACCTGGACCTTCAGCACACCCGAGGAACGGGCCTGGTGGAGCGGCCTGTGGGCGGACCGCACGGTGGCCTCGGCCTTCGCGGAGCGCGCCACCGGGGGCGGGCACGCCACGGCGGAACAGCTGCGGGCCGTGTCACACGCCTGGCGGGAGTGGGGGCAGCGGGACGACGGCTGGTTCAGCGTCCTGCACGGGGAGATCCTCTGCCGCAAGGCGGCCTGA
- a CDS encoding GNAT family N-acetyltransferase — protein MTTPRIDIVHTGELTPGDLALWNELRSATPAAPANPFMSAEFTQAVGRVRRDVRVAVLRRKRQAVGYFPYQRGRWGHGRAVGLGVSDCQGAVLHPDDAHLDPHHLMRVCSLTAWEFNHLEHGQNLFLPYARGRFASPVVDLAHGYEAYETHLRAHSRSLLKTTRAQERRLARHLGPLRYVHDERDPAALRILVGWKSAHYRRTGRRDPFTQPWIARLVDLLAGSDSPHCSGGLSVLYAGDRPVAAHFGLRSRTVLCCWFPSYDRTVATFSPGRILYLRMIEAAAASGIRLVDFGRGEAAYKNSFKTGDLLVHEGALRTSGAGAALHWLRREPLRAAHRLVREHPALKGAAVRTLRAVGTVRDSA, from the coding sequence ATGACGACTCCACGCATCGACATCGTGCACACCGGCGAACTCACGCCGGGCGACCTCGCCCTCTGGAACGAACTCCGAAGCGCCACGCCCGCCGCCCCCGCCAACCCGTTCATGAGCGCCGAGTTCACCCAGGCCGTCGGCCGGGTACGCCGCGATGTCCGGGTGGCGGTGCTGCGCCGCAAGCGGCAAGCGGTCGGCTACTTCCCCTACCAGCGGGGCCGATGGGGCCACGGCCGCGCGGTCGGCCTGGGGGTGTCCGACTGCCAGGGCGCCGTCCTGCACCCCGACGACGCACACCTCGACCCGCATCACCTCATGCGCGTCTGCTCCCTGACCGCCTGGGAGTTCAACCACCTGGAACACGGCCAGAACCTCTTCCTGCCGTACGCGAGGGGCCGGTTCGCGTCTCCCGTCGTCGACCTCGCACACGGCTACGAGGCGTACGAGACCCATCTGCGCGCCCACTCGCGCAGCCTGCTGAAGACGACCCGGGCCCAGGAGCGCCGCCTGGCCCGGCACCTCGGCCCGCTGCGGTACGTCCACGACGAACGCGATCCCGCGGCACTGCGGATCCTCGTCGGCTGGAAGTCCGCCCACTACCGGCGCACCGGCCGCCGCGACCCCTTCACCCAGCCCTGGATCGCCCGACTCGTCGACCTGCTCGCCGGCTCGGACTCACCGCACTGCTCCGGCGGCCTCTCGGTGCTCTACGCGGGGGACAGGCCCGTCGCCGCCCACTTCGGTCTGCGCTCCCGCACGGTCCTCTGCTGCTGGTTCCCCTCCTACGACCGAACCGTCGCCACCTTCTCACCCGGCCGGATCCTCTACCTGCGGATGATCGAGGCCGCCGCCGCGTCCGGCATCCGGCTCGTCGACTTCGGCAGAGGCGAGGCCGCCTACAAGAACTCCTTCAAGACAGGTGACCTCCTGGTCCACGAAGGAGCGCTGCGCACGTCGGGCGCGGGCGCCGCCCTGCACTGGCTCCGCCGTGAGCCGCTGCGGGCGGCCCACCGGCTGGTGCGCGAACACCCCGCCCTGAAAGGCGCGGCGGTCCGCACGCTGAGGGCGGTCGGCACGGTCCGGGACTCCGCCTAG
- a CDS encoding gas vesicle protein K: MTDRRHRVDLEPDTVERDLVKLVLTVVELLRQLMERQAVRRFDTGDLSEEQEERIGLTLMLLDERMTELRERYGLRPEDLNLDLGPLGPLLPRE, translated from the coding sequence GTGACGGACCGTCGCCACCGCGTGGACCTCGAGCCCGACACCGTCGAGCGCGATCTGGTCAAACTCGTCCTGACCGTCGTGGAGCTGCTGCGCCAGCTGATGGAACGGCAGGCGGTGCGCCGCTTCGACACGGGGGACCTGAGCGAGGAGCAGGAGGAGCGCATCGGGCTCACCCTGATGCTGCTCGACGAGCGCATGACAGAACTGCGCGAACGCTACGGACTGCGACCCGAGGACCTCAACCTGGACCTCGGGCCGCTGGGACCGCTGCTTCCCCGGGAGTGA
- a CDS encoding ABC-F family ATP-binding cassette domain-containing protein — MGHLEAAHLEYYLPDGRALLGDVSFRVGEGAVVALVGPNGAGKTTLLRLISGELKPHGGTVTVSGGLGVMRQFVGSVRDETTVRDLLVSVAAPRIREVAKAVDRAEHAIMTVDDEAAQLQYAQALSDWAEVRGYEAETLWDMCTTAALGIPYDKAQFRLVRTLSGGEQKRLVLEALLRGGDEVLLLDEPDNYLDVPGKRWLEERLKETRKTVLFVSHDRELLSRAAEKIVSVEPGPAGADAWVHGGGFATYHEARRERFARFEELRRRWDEKHAQLKKLVLNLRQAASISHELSSRYQAAQTRLRKFEEAGPPPEPPREQDITMRLKGGRTGVRAVTCKGLELTGLMKPFDLEVFYGERVAVLGSNGSGKSHFLRLLAGDEVAHTGEWKLGARVAAGHFAQTHAHPELLGRTLLDILWSEHSQDRGAAMSRLRRYELTQQAEQTFDRLSGGQQARFQILLLELQGVTALLLDEPTDNLDLESAEALQEGLEAFEGTVLSVTHDRWFARSFDRYLVFGSDGRVRETAEPVWDERRVERAR, encoded by the coding sequence ATGGGACACCTGGAAGCCGCGCACCTCGAGTACTACCTCCCCGACGGGAGGGCGTTGCTCGGCGACGTGTCTTTCCGGGTGGGCGAAGGGGCCGTGGTGGCCCTGGTGGGACCCAACGGCGCCGGCAAGACGACGCTGCTGCGACTGATCTCGGGTGAGCTGAAACCGCACGGCGGGACGGTCACGGTCTCGGGCGGCCTCGGCGTGATGCGCCAGTTCGTGGGCTCCGTACGGGACGAGACGACCGTGCGCGACCTGCTCGTCTCGGTCGCCGCGCCCCGCATCCGCGAGGTGGCGAAGGCCGTCGACAGGGCTGAGCACGCGATCATGACCGTCGACGACGAGGCCGCACAGCTCCAGTACGCGCAGGCTCTTTCCGACTGGGCCGAGGTGCGCGGGTACGAGGCCGAGACGCTGTGGGACATGTGCACCACGGCCGCGCTCGGCATCCCCTACGACAAGGCCCAGTTCCGTCTCGTACGGACCCTCTCCGGCGGCGAGCAGAAACGGCTCGTGCTGGAGGCCCTGCTGCGCGGCGGCGACGAGGTGCTGCTGCTCGACGAGCCGGACAACTACCTCGACGTGCCCGGCAAGCGGTGGCTGGAGGAGCGGCTGAAGGAGACCCGCAAGACGGTCCTCTTCGTCTCCCACGACCGCGAACTCCTCTCCCGCGCCGCCGAGAAGATCGTCTCCGTCGAACCGGGGCCGGCCGGAGCCGACGCCTGGGTGCACGGCGGCGGCTTCGCCACCTACCACGAGGCCCGCCGCGAACGCTTCGCCCGCTTCGAGGAGCTGCGCCGCCGGTGGGACGAGAAGCACGCCCAGCTGAAGAAACTGGTGCTGAACCTCCGTCAGGCCGCGTCCATCAGCCATGAGTTGTCCTCCCGCTACCAGGCGGCCCAGACCCGGCTGCGCAAGTTCGAGGAGGCGGGCCCGCCGCCCGAGCCGCCGCGCGAGCAGGACATCACCATGCGCCTCAAGGGCGGCCGCACCGGCGTACGGGCCGTCACCTGCAAGGGGCTCGAGCTCACCGGCCTGATGAAACCCTTCGACCTGGAGGTCTTCTACGGCGAGCGGGTCGCCGTCCTCGGCTCCAACGGCTCCGGCAAGTCGCACTTCCTGCGCCTGCTGGCCGGTGACGAGGTGGCGCACACGGGCGAGTGGAAGCTCGGCGCGCGGGTGGCGGCCGGGCACTTCGCCCAGACCCACGCCCATCCCGAGCTGCTGGGCCGCACCCTGCTGGACATCCTGTGGAGCGAACACTCCCAGGACCGCGGTGCGGCCATGTCACGGCTGCGCCGGTACGAACTCACCCAACAGGCCGAGCAGACGTTCGACCGTCTCTCCGGCGGTCAGCAGGCCCGCTTCCAGATCCTGCTGCTCGAACTGCAGGGCGTCACGGCGCTGCTCCTCGACGAGCCGACGGACAACCTCGACCTGGAGTCCGCGGAAGCGCTCCAGGAGGGTCTGGAGGCCTTCGAGGGGACGGTCCTGTCCGTCACCCACGACCGGTGGTTCGCCCGCTCCTTCGACCGGTACCTGGTCTTCGGCAGCGACGGCCGGGTCCGGGAGACCGCGGAGCCGGTGTGGGACGAACGGCGCGTGGAGCGCGCCCGGTAG
- a CDS encoding DNA primase produces MNRMGLGLAVGAGYLLGRTKKLKLALAVGSFVAGKKLNLTPKGIGELVSQQLKENPQFKEIGDQLRNDLRGVGKAASGAMVERQIEALADRLHGRTAEVRDQLEGVVPGKDADDEADEEYDEPQDTAEDEDAEDEAAEDTAEDDEAEDTAEDDEEDDQDEEEAPPRRTAARKAPARKAPAKKSAKKAPAKKAPARKASARTSAAKKTASAGKPGARTAAKTASGTTSRSRRPKGGGDR; encoded by the coding sequence ATGAACCGAATGGGATTGGGCCTCGCGGTAGGCGCCGGGTACCTCCTCGGACGTACCAAGAAGCTGAAGCTCGCTTTGGCCGTGGGCTCGTTCGTGGCGGGCAAGAAGTTGAACCTGACGCCCAAGGGCATCGGCGAGCTGGTCTCCCAGCAGCTGAAGGAGAACCCGCAGTTCAAGGAGATCGGCGACCAGCTCCGCAACGACCTGCGCGGCGTCGGCAAGGCGGCCTCCGGGGCGATGGTCGAGCGGCAGATCGAGGCTCTGGCCGACCGTCTGCACGGCCGCACCGCCGAGGTGCGCGACCAGCTCGAGGGCGTCGTGCCGGGCAAGGACGCGGACGACGAGGCGGACGAGGAGTACGACGAGCCTCAGGACACCGCTGAGGACGAGGACGCCGAGGACGAGGCCGCCGAGGACACGGCGGAGGACGACGAAGCCGAGGACACGGCCGAGGACGACGAAGAGGACGACCAGGACGAGGAGGAGGCGCCGCCGAGGAGGACCGCGGCCAGGAAGGCGCCGGCCAGGAAGGCGCCGGCCAAGAAGTCGGCGAAGAAGGCACCGGCGAAGAAGGCGCCCGCCAGGAAGGCCTCTGCCCGCACGTCGGCCGCGAAGAAGACCGCGTCGGCCGGGAAGCCGGGCGCGAGGACCGCAGCGAAGACCGCCTCGGGCACCACGTCCCGGTCCCGGCGGCCGAAGGGAGGCGGCGACCGATGA
- a CDS encoding GvpL/GvpF family gas vesicle protein, translated as MSTYVYGIVASSHPALPDGLAGVGEPPLPVRVLTEGELAAIVSDAPEGLRPKRRELLAHQTVLAEAGAGGCVLPMRFGSVAPDDSSVTGVLAERAEHYKERLDVLEGRVEYNVKASHVEEAVLHQVMAESPELRGLAEANRQSGGGSYEQRLQLGEMVAAAVKAREAEDAADVREHLEPLAAHVSAGPESTGWLVNVSFLVDRDSAAGFLEAAEELRKGRPHLELRVNGPLPPYSFVEPGPAEPGSEPVSTTRE; from the coding sequence CCGACGGTCTGGCCGGGGTCGGCGAGCCGCCGCTGCCGGTGCGCGTCCTGACCGAGGGCGAGCTGGCGGCGATCGTCAGCGACGCCCCCGAGGGGCTGCGGCCCAAGCGCAGGGAGCTGCTCGCCCACCAGACCGTGCTCGCCGAGGCGGGCGCCGGCGGCTGCGTGCTGCCCATGCGGTTCGGCAGTGTCGCACCCGACGACAGCTCCGTCACCGGGGTCCTCGCCGAGCGCGCCGAGCACTACAAGGAACGGCTGGACGTCCTCGAGGGCCGCGTGGAGTACAACGTCAAGGCCTCGCACGTCGAGGAGGCCGTGCTGCACCAGGTGATGGCCGAGAGCCCCGAACTGCGTGGCCTGGCCGAGGCCAACCGTCAGTCCGGCGGCGGCAGTTACGAGCAGCGGCTGCAGCTCGGCGAGATGGTGGCCGCCGCGGTCAAGGCCAGGGAGGCCGAGGACGCGGCCGATGTGCGCGAGCACCTCGAGCCGCTCGCCGCGCACGTCAGCGCGGGCCCCGAGTCCACGGGCTGGCTGGTCAACGTGTCCTTCCTGGTGGACCGGGACTCGGCGGCCGGGTTCCTGGAGGCCGCGGAGGAACTCCGCAAGGGCCGTCCGCACCTGGAGCTGCGGGTCAACGGGCCGCTGCCGCCGTACAGCTTCGTCGAGCCCGGCCCGGCCGAACCCGGGTCCGAACCCGTGAGCACAACCCGGGAGTAG
- a CDS encoding TetR/AcrR family transcriptional regulator, whose translation MAVSERGPRERMVFSAAQLIRRDGVAATGMREVAAHAGAPRGSLQHYFPGGKEQLVNEAVGWAGGYAGDRIARFLAALPEPTPGALFAEMVRQWTDEYASSEFAGGCPVAAATVDCARTAASTRDAAAAAFAAWAEPVARALTDMGVPERRAGALATLMISALEGALLIARAEQDVRALTAVTRELRPLLDAAVGQDTATREDG comes from the coding sequence ATGGCGGTGTCCGAGCGAGGGCCGCGCGAGCGGATGGTCTTCAGTGCCGCCCAGCTGATCCGGCGCGACGGCGTCGCCGCGACCGGCATGCGCGAGGTCGCCGCCCACGCGGGGGCGCCCCGCGGATCGCTCCAGCACTACTTCCCCGGTGGCAAGGAGCAGCTGGTCAACGAGGCGGTGGGATGGGCGGGCGGGTACGCGGGCGACCGGATCGCCCGCTTCCTCGCCGCGCTGCCCGAGCCGACGCCCGGCGCCCTGTTCGCCGAGATGGTGCGCCAGTGGACGGACGAGTACGCGTCCTCGGAGTTCGCCGGCGGCTGCCCGGTGGCGGCCGCCACCGTGGACTGCGCCAGAACCGCCGCGTCCACCCGGGACGCCGCGGCCGCCGCGTTCGCCGCCTGGGCGGAGCCGGTGGCCCGTGCGCTGACGGACATGGGCGTCCCCGAGCGGCGGGCCGGCGCGCTCGCCACCCTCATGATCAGCGCCCTGGAGGGCGCGCTCCTCATCGCCCGCGCCGAACAGGACGTCCGGGCCCTGACGGCCGTTACCCGAGAACTGCGCCCCCTGCTCGACGCGGCGGTGGGTCAGGACACGGCGACGCGGGAGGACGGCTGA
- a CDS encoding GvpL/GvpF family gas vesicle protein, with translation MNGLRYVYAVCRPLGAPLQTALSGVAGDPPRLLTHHGLIAVVSHVPERDFAEETLRRRLEDLDWLTETARAHQQVIDALTAVTTPLPLRLATVFRDDSGVRVMMEEREQDFLRTLDRLEGRVEWGVKVYVESEAREPEPAAARPASGRDYLRQRRTRAHAREDTWQRAETFARRLHATLSARAEDARLHPPQNSALSESSGQNVLNAAYLVPRAQSEEFVEIVDRTKSEEQGIRVELTGPWAAYSFVDITEEAGAGGPGEDA, from the coding sequence GTGAACGGACTGCGCTACGTGTACGCCGTCTGCCGCCCCCTCGGCGCGCCCCTGCAGACCGCCCTGTCGGGCGTCGCGGGGGATCCGCCCCGGCTGCTGACCCACCACGGCCTGATCGCCGTGGTGAGTCATGTGCCGGAGCGTGACTTCGCGGAGGAGACGCTGCGCCGCCGTCTGGAGGACCTGGACTGGCTCACCGAGACGGCCAGGGCCCATCAGCAGGTCATCGACGCCCTGACGGCCGTCACCACGCCTCTGCCGCTCCGGCTCGCCACCGTCTTCCGGGACGACAGCGGGGTCCGCGTGATGATGGAGGAGCGCGAGCAGGACTTCCTGCGCACCCTGGACCGGCTCGAAGGGCGGGTCGAGTGGGGGGTGAAGGTGTACGTCGAGTCCGAGGCGCGCGAACCCGAGCCGGCGGCGGCCAGGCCCGCCTCGGGCCGTGACTACCTGCGGCAGCGGCGCACGAGGGCCCACGCCCGGGAGGACACCTGGCAGCGCGCCGAGACCTTCGCCCGGCGGCTGCACGCGACGCTGTCCGCGCGGGCCGAGGACGCCCGGCTGCACCCGCCGCAGAATTCCGCGCTCTCCGAGTCCTCGGGACAGAACGTGCTGAACGCCGCCTATCTCGTGCCGCGCGCACAGTCCGAGGAGTTCGTGGAGATCGTGGACCGCACGAAGAGCGAGGAGCAGGGGATACGGGTGGAGCTCACCGGGCCGTGGGCGGCCTACTCCTTCGTGGACATCACGGAGGAAGCCGGGGCCGGCGGGCCGGGGGAGGACGCATGA
- a CDS encoding type 1 glutamine amidotransferase domain-containing protein, producing the protein MRIAFLTAPEGVEQVELTDPWEAAVDAGHEPVLVSTEPGKVQAFNHLDKADTFGVDEVVGEASADSFGGLVLPGGVANPDVLRSDDKAVAFVKDFFDQGRPVAAICHAPWTLIEADVVRGRELTSWPSLRTDIRNAGGAWVDEQVKVCDHGPGKLVTSRKPDDLEAFCETYLRVFAQEAA; encoded by the coding sequence ATGCGCATCGCGTTTCTGACGGCGCCCGAGGGCGTCGAGCAGGTCGAGCTCACCGATCCCTGGGAGGCGGCGGTCGACGCGGGTCACGAGCCCGTCCTGGTGTCGACCGAACCCGGCAAGGTCCAGGCGTTCAACCATCTCGACAAGGCGGACACGTTCGGCGTGGACGAGGTCGTCGGCGAGGCGTCCGCGGACTCCTTCGGCGGGCTGGTCCTGCCCGGCGGCGTCGCGAACCCCGACGTCCTGCGCTCCGACGACAAGGCCGTGGCGTTCGTCAAGGACTTCTTCGACCAGGGCCGGCCGGTCGCCGCGATCTGCCACGCGCCGTGGACCCTCATCGAGGCCGACGTCGTGCGGGGCCGTGAGCTGACCTCGTGGCCGAGCCTGCGGACGGACATCCGCAACGCGGGGGGCGCCTGGGTCGACGAGCAGGTGAAGGTCTGCGACCACGGACCGGGCAAACTGGTCACCAGCCGCAAGCCGGACGACCTCGAGGCGTTCTGCGAGACGTACCTGCGCGTGTTCGCGCAGGAAGCGGCCTGA